One window of Mucilaginibacter inviolabilis genomic DNA carries:
- a CDS encoding FecR family protein: protein MNRQTIYNLIQKHKEGRATASEKQALTNWYNKVSNEASEFPEDEGSVREEILTRLLGEINFSKSKSFGYKRWAVAASVLMILSVGTFFFVGKHKQNVNSTIALNQQIKPGSNKAFLVLANGKKIFLADVKNGKIAQQKGSQVIKTADDQLIYSANSGAPNDGSIQYNTIETPKGGQYQLLLPDGTRVWLNAASSLKYPVSFTLSKERKVELSGEAYFEVAHNKNMPFKVVTHKQLVEVLGTHFNLNAYPDELSTKTTLLEGAVKITVGANNTTLKPGQEADLTTTIKISEVDPRDAIDWKNGFFRFDDEDLEIAMRQIARWYDVKIIYEDESVKKEPLSAVTTRFSNISTLLKMIEQATGARFIIEGSTIRVTKTKQTKL, encoded by the coding sequence TTGAACCGCCAAACCATTTATAACTTAATACAAAAGCACAAGGAAGGCCGGGCTACTGCTTCAGAAAAGCAGGCTTTGACCAACTGGTACAATAAAGTTTCGAACGAAGCATCTGAATTTCCAGAGGACGAAGGTAGTGTTCGCGAAGAAATACTGACGCGGCTCCTGGGCGAAATCAACTTTTCAAAATCAAAATCTTTTGGATATAAAAGGTGGGCAGTTGCGGCGTCTGTATTAATGATATTATCAGTTGGTACGTTTTTTTTTGTTGGCAAACACAAGCAAAACGTAAATTCAACAATCGCACTTAATCAGCAAATTAAACCTGGCAGTAACAAAGCTTTCCTGGTATTAGCTAATGGAAAAAAAATATTCTTAGCCGACGTTAAAAACGGCAAAATAGCACAGCAAAAAGGAAGTCAGGTAATTAAAACCGCTGATGATCAATTAATATATAGTGCTAATTCAGGTGCGCCTAACGATGGCTCCATACAATACAACACCATAGAAACACCAAAAGGCGGACAATATCAGCTGCTTTTGCCGGATGGAACCCGTGTGTGGCTAAATGCTGCTTCATCCTTAAAATATCCGGTAAGTTTTACTTTATCCAAGGAAAGAAAGGTTGAACTTAGTGGAGAGGCTTACTTTGAAGTAGCGCATAATAAAAACATGCCTTTTAAAGTAGTAACCCATAAACAATTGGTTGAAGTTTTGGGCACCCATTTTAACCTGAATGCCTATCCCGATGAGCTTAGTACCAAAACCACGTTGTTAGAGGGAGCTGTTAAAATTACCGTTGGAGCTAACAATACAACACTAAAACCAGGGCAGGAAGCCGACCTGACAACCACAATCAAAATATCAGAGGTAGATCCTCGTGACGCCATAGATTGGAAGAATGGGTTTTTCAGATTTGATGATGAAGATCTGGAAATAGCTATGCGGCAAATAGCCAGATGGTACGACGTGAAAATTATATATGAGGATGAAAGTGTTAAAAAAGAACCATTATCTGCTGTAACCACCCGTTTTTCAAATATATCCACCTTATTAAAAATGATAGAACAAGCTACTGGTGCCAGGTTTATCATTGAAGGTTCTACTATCAGAGTTACCAAAACAAAACAAACCAAATTATAA